The Cryptococcus deuterogattii R265 chromosome 3, complete sequence genome has a segment encoding these proteins:
- a CDS encoding translation initiation factor SUI1, which translates to MSTTVTQSKVDATTKKTKAPAATAGVENLGPAFDPFAPVNDLNDTPSIEKAVGSKNDKIHIRLQQRNGRKTLTTVQGIPSKYNHSKILKAMKKEFACNGTVVKPEVDSGEEESPAPVAKNHGDVLQLQGDQRVAAKQFLIDSGIVAQKEAKDLIVVHGY; encoded by the exons ATGAGCACTACAG TTACCCAGAGCAAGGTGGACGCCACTAccaagaagacaaaggcCCCCGCGGCTACGGCTGGGGTTGAGAACCTCGGTCCTGCTTTTG ACCCTTTTGCACCCGTTAACGATTTGAACGACACTCCCTCTATCGAAAAGGCCGTCGGCTCCAAAAATGACAAGATTCACATCC GTCTCCAGCAGCGTAACGGTCGAAAGACCCTTACTACTGTGCAGGGTATCCCCAGCAAGTACAACCACTCCAAGATTCTTAaagcgatgaagaaggagtttGCCTGCAACGGTACCGTTGTCAAGCCCGAAGTTGACTCtggcgaggaagagtcTCCTGCCCCCGTCGCCAAGAACCATGGTGACGTTTTGCAGCTGCAAGGTGACCAGAGGGTCGCCGCCAAGCAGTTCCTCATTGACTCGGGGATCGTCGCTCAGAAGGAGGCCAAGGATCTTATTGTTGT TCACGGTTACTAA
- a CDS encoding ribosome biogenesis protein ENP2 codes for MVAFPKVYTVNGPSSTSAASLPSWLAVKSKPTGPGKHKKRTKTQHQIGDLELIQDFTFPGSSVKIKTTEDGQHAIATGTYKPMMKVWDLEALTVKFERVTDAENVDFVILSSDWTKTLHLQRDRSLQLHTQMGLHHTIRLPIYGRSLAYHSPSADALVGCTGNEVFRFNLEEGRYMTPLRVAQGWDDGNEDDVEGVNVVDVNPRHGLWSFGLDGGGGVVEFWDPRSRSALTRLVLPSSTLLPAQSFDQDSVLAPAQKLSITALSSHPTDGLSLAVGTSTGHTLLYDLRSPTPFAVKDQGYSEPIRKVDWLRGGGAHEDAGRVVSADSKVIKIWDKNQPSENQLSLHPPNSLVDLHPVPQSGLMLVACDAPQLSSYYIPDIGPAPKWASFLDSVTEELADDYTGGAGKSAYADYKFVDKAELETLGLTHLIGTPALKPYMHGYFLSLKLYTTARLIANPQSYSEYRDRIVNEKLKAKSESRIRARKDQPKVNKALAERVRRAEEREKALERKKKERKGLAEAEGEEMEEDEEGGAAPGLLQDPRFKELWENPEFEVDEESREFALLNPATANNNAKRKTAVEEEEDESDRMSSDLEEEEESEEESEPEQDEGSESDESDDGNLLQYDPRQLAPSQRRPMPRGKPTLVVGGSQPTSLPTFGQRLHSQSKSASSKISAEQDPSILATRRAADGGMEMSFIPSSKPRSGGRGGGSDVEDDQDEYSGGTRRRDRVERFGAGMEKGHLEDDELEGRGGRMQRRRPGRSASKNAFRRK; via the exons ATGGTCGCTTTCCCCAAGGTATACACGGTCAATGGtccatcctcaacttccgccgcttctcttccttcatgGCTTGCCGTCAAATCAAAGCCTACAGGCCCCGGCAAGCATAAGAAACGGACAAAGACCCAACACCAGATCGGTGACCTCGAGCTCATTCAAGACTTCACTTTCCCCGGGTCTTCTGTCAAAATCAAGACCACTGAAGATGGCCAACATGCAATTGCTACCGGAACATATAAGCCTATGATGAAGGTTTGGGACCTGGAGGCGTTGACTGTCAAGTTTGAGAGAGTTACAGACGCTGAGAATGTCGACTTTGTG ATATTATCATCAGACTGGACCAAGACTCTCCACCTTCAACGTGACCGTTCTCTCCAGCTTCATACCCAGATGGGTCTACATCACACCATCCGTCTTCCTATCTACGGTCGTTCTTTAGCTTACCACTCTCCCTCTGCCGACGCTCTTGTGGGCTGTACCGGCAACGAAGTCTTCCGATTCAACCTCGAAGAAGGTCGATATATGACCCCCTTGCGCGTGGCTCAAGGGTGGGACGATGGaaacgaagatgatgtggagggCGTCAATGTGGTGGACGTGAACCCCAGACATGGGCTTTGGAGTTTTGGTTTGgacggcggtggtggtgtgGTGGAGTTCTGGGACCCTCGATCAAGATCAGCTTTGACTCGTTTggtccttccttcttcaactttacTTCCTGCACAGTCATTTGACCAGGACTCGGTACTTGCGCCTGCCCAGAAACTTTCCATCACCGCCCTCTCCTCTCACCCTACTGATGGTCTGTCTTTGGCTGTCGGTACATCAACAGGCCACACGTTGTTGTACGACTTGCGAAGCCCTACCCCATTCGCTGTGAAGGATCAAGGTTACAGTGAACCTATTAGGAAGGTGGACTGGCTACGAGGCGGCGGTGCCCATGAAGATGCGGGCCGAGTGGTCAGCGCTGACAGCAAGGTGATCAAAATCTGGGATAAGAATCAG CCCTCTGAGAACCAACTttccctccaccctccCAACTCTCTTGTTGATCTCCACCCTGTACCACAATCAGGTCTTATGCTTGTCGCCTGTGACGCTCCTCAACTATCATCTTATTACATCCCCGATATCGGCCCTGCTCCCAAATGGGCTAGTTTCCTTGACTCTGTCACTGAAGAACTTGCGGATGACTACACCGGCGGTGCTGGTAAGAGTGCTTATGCCGATTACAAGTTTGTCGACAAGGCGGAGTTGGAAAC TCTTGGCCTTACCCACCTTATTGGCACCCCCGCCCTCAAACCCTACATGCACGGTtacttcctctctctcaaaCTCTACACCACCGCACGCCTTATCGCCAACCCTCAATCATATTCCGAATACCGCGACCGTATCGTCAACGAAAAGCTCAAGGCCAAATCCGAGTCTCGTATTCGAGCTCGAAAGGACCAGCCCAAAGTCAACAAGGCTTTGGCGGAGAGGGTGCGCAGggcggaggagagggagaaggctttggagaggaagaagaaggaaaggaagggattggCTGAGGCAGAAggtgaggagatggaagaggatgaggaaggaggagctgCTCCTGGGTTGCTGCAAGATCCCAGATTTAAGGAGTTGTGGGAGAACCCCGAATTTGaggtggatgaggagagtaGAGAGTTTGCGTTGCTTAATCCGGCTACCGCCAACAACAAT GCCAAGCGGAAAACCgctgttgaggaggaggaagatgaaagtgaCAGGATGTCTTCtgatcttgaagaagaagaggagagtgaagaagagtctgaGCCCGAGCAAGACGAAGGAAGCGAGAGTGACGAAAGTGACGATGGCA ACCTGTTACAGTATGACCCCCGACAACTCGCACCCTCTCAACGCCGTCCCATGCCCCGAGGCAAACCTACCCTCGTTGTTGGTGGCTCCCAACCCACGTCTCTTCCCACTTTTGGCCAACGTCTTCACTCTCAGTCCAAAtccgcctcctccaaaaTTTCTGCCGAACAAGATCCTAGTATCCTCGCTACGCGCCGTGCCGCCGATGGTGGCATGGAGATGTCTTTCATCCCTTCATCTAAACCACGGTCTGGTGGGAGAGGTGGCGGGAGTGATGTCGAGGATGACCAGGACGAGTATTCTGGCgggacaaggaggagggatagGGTGGAAAGGTTCGGTGcagggatggagaagggtcatttggaggatgatgagctcgaaggacgaggaggaaggatgcAGAGGCGAAGACCGGGAAGGAGTGCTTCAAAAAATGCTTTCAGAAGAAAATAG
- a CDS encoding glutaredoxin: protein MPFNSHVNNAPLLPLTRHSFSDPFLRRSTARRLSYGIKNRASQYPYSVTIGGILTFVLFLFVYTRPVSDFGRFNSAASKLHIRTADEDLFPLPTPEQKIHRPDSKMDNGVMLLTVDENELIAEDDLFWDSYTEAEPLSAEEAAAEAELQTHKQNVQAQNEAQSLRALIWWLAEGGVFPNDFEVPSKSHLKKIGSSGFEKLLSSIDAGDENQMIFEEGWADFADRRYSIVVFSKTYCPYSKNAKSILGEYHLSPAPFIIELNQRSDMEALQDFLQRFTDRRTVPNILLDFVSIGGSDDITLLHSEGGLQRKFEGMGAFPGLVRREASLLSNSEESGKDREIEETRKELPVETKTETKGEVPEMDLYEKEQEEVYDIPAERVWRS, encoded by the exons ATGCCTTTCAACAGCCACGTTAACAAtgctcctctcctcccactGACTCGTCACTCCTTTTCTGATCCTTTCTTACGCCGCTCAACTGCCCGAAGGCTGTCTTACGGTATCAAGAACCGGGCATCTCAATATCCCTATTCCGTCACCATAGGTGGTATCCTCAccttcgtcctctttctttttgtttacACTCGTCCTGTCTCCGATTTTGGTCGTTTCAATTCTGCCGCTTCAAAATTACATATCAGAACCGCCGATGAAGATCTATTTCCCCTACCCACACCGGAACAGAAGATACACCGTCCGGATTCCAAAATGGACAATGGTGTAATGCTTTTAACAGTAGACGAAAACGAGTTAATAGCAGAAGACGACTTATTCTGGGATTCTTATACCGAAGCCGAGCCCCTCTCAGCAGAGGAAGCTGCTGCCGAAGCCGAACTTCAGACGCACAAGCAAAACGTTCAAGCGCAGAATGAAGCCCAATCGCTAAGGGCATTGATCTGGTGGTTGGCCGAAGGTGGAGTTTTTCCCAACGACTTCGAGGTGCCAAGCAAGTCGCATTTGAAGAAAATTGGGTCATCAGGCTTTGAAAAGTTGTTGTCGTCGATTGACGCGGGGGATGAGAACCAAATGATCTTTGAAGAGGGATGGGCAGACTTTGCGGATAGGAGGTATAGCATCGTTGTCTTCTCTAAA ACATACTGTCCTTACTCCAAGAACGCTAAATCTATTCTTGGCGAGTACCATCTTTCTCCCGCACCATTCATCATCGAACTTAACCAACGAT CCGACATGGAAGCCCTCCAGGATTTCTTACAACGCTTTACCGACCGCCGTACCGTCcccaacatcctcctcgacttCGTCTCTATCGGCGGTTCCGACGATATCACGCTCTTGCATTCCGAGGGTGGGTTGCAGCGCAAGTTTGAAGGAATGGGTGCTTTCCCTGGGCTGGTCAGACGGGAGGCAAGCTTGCTGTCTAACTCGGAAGAGAGTGGTAAGGATAGGGAAATCGaggagacgaggaaggaattGCCTGTGGAGACAAAGACGGAGACGAAGGGGGAGGTACCAGAGATGGACCTGTatgaaaaagaacaagaagaggtgtATGACATTCCCGCAGAAAGGGTTTGGAGATCATGA
- a CDS encoding cell cycle checkpoint protein, with product MAQSSNAHLPVFVAEMEDVRPFAKLLRGIGLKHNAILDATEDLITVTVEDARTLCAVAYIPSHIFSSWTFRRTDCPATFEFSLDSLLQCLNIFGNAGSSGKENISNLRSKRRWAGEAETVAVEGGGADEERRWAKERKGMTGMRMEWMGPGYELNLLLRDESKGPTTTCALRTLDPEEILNPIFDQNERALYVIMRSDWFRDALLDLPPSSSRITLSAIPPRARGRGRGHGSGSGNDSPEPEMDADVMANSMIRTGIRIGEMGQFSIQAEGDFGSVELDYPNDKEVMQRFICVDEGISFSYHSAHFAHLSRALQNSIKVCLEIQSDGFLSAQIMMAEGEELGEHGGLLHYKALEDEIL from the exons ATGGCACAGTCAAGCAATGCTCATCTTCCC GTCTTTGTAgctgagatggaagatgtcCGACCTTTTGCAAAACTCTTACGTGGCATCGGACTCAAACAT AATGCAATCTTGGACGCAACAGAAGACTTAATTACAGTCACCGTCGAAGACGCTCGGACACTTTGCG CTGTCGCTTACATCCCATCGcacatcttttcctcatgGACATTCCGTAGAACCGACTGCCCAGCCACATTCGAATTTTCCCttgactctcttcttcagtgCCTAAACATTTTTGGTAATGCCGGTTCGTCCGGGAAGGAGAATATCTCGAATTTGAGAAGTAAGCGGCGTTGGGCAGGGGAAGCCGAAACTGTTGCTGTGGAAGGGGGTGGGGCGGATGAAGAACGGAGGTGggcgaaagagagaaaggggaTGACGGGTATGCGGATGGAGTGGATGGGTCCAGGGTACGAGCTGAACCTTCTCCT GCGAGACGAATCCAAAGGTCCCACGACGACATGCGCCTTACGTACCCTCGATCCGGAAGAAATTCTCAACCCAATATTCGATCAAAATGAGAG AGCGTTATACGTCATTATGCGTTCCGATTGGTTCCGCGACgccctccttgaccttcctccttcatcatcacgTATAACACTCAGCGCCATTCCACCTCGCGCTcgtggaagaggaagaggtcatGGTAGCGGCAGCGGTAATGATTCCCCCGAACCCGAGATGGATGCGGATGTAATGGCAAATTCTATGATACGGACAGGGATACGGATTGGCGAAATGGGACAGTTCAGTATACaagctgaaggagattttGGGAGCGTCGAACTGGATTATCCGAATGATAAAGAGGTGATGCAGAGGTTTATCTGTGTAGATGAAGGGATTTCTTTCAG CTATCATTCTGCGCATTTTGCGCATCTCTCGAGAGCTCTGCAGAATTCAATCAAAGTGTGTTTGGAGATTCAATCTGATGGATTTCTTTCTGCACAGATTATGATGGCGGAAGGCGAAGAACTTGGCGAGCATGGAGGATTGCTGCACTATAAG GCCTTGGAAGACGAGATCTTATAA